One part of the Glycine soja cultivar W05 chromosome 11, ASM419377v2, whole genome shotgun sequence genome encodes these proteins:
- the LOC114376941 gene encoding histone H1-like translates to MSAAEEAKVPAVEKPVEEVKAPKLAKEKKPKAPKEKKPKQAKTASHPPYLQMIKDALIALNEKGGSSPYAIAKYMEEKHKAVLPANFKKILGLQLKNQAARGKLVKIKASYKLAEAAKKVKESTAKATKESRPKRNKIATAVAPKKTEAVKKPAKKVGPKKTKKVSTPAKPKQPRSIRSPTKRARKAAVAAA, encoded by the exons ATGTCCGCCGCCGAAGAAGCTAAAGTTCCCGCCGTCGAAAAGCCGGTGGAGGAGGTGAAGGCGCCGAAGCTTGCCAAGGAGAAGAAACCTAAGGCTCCGAAGGAAAAGAAGCCGAAACAGGCCAAAACTGCTTCTCATCCTCCATATCTCCAG ATGATTAAGGACGCTTTGATTGCTCTGAACGAGAAAGGAGGATCGAGTCCATATGCGATAGCGAAGTACATGGAGGAGAAGCACAAGGCGGTGCTTCCTGCGAATTTCAAGAAGATACTAGGTCTGCAACTGAAGAACCAAGCTGCGAGAGGGAAACTCGTCAAGATCAAGGCTTCGTACAAGTTAGCCGAAGCCGCGAAGAAGGTGAAGGAGAGCACCGCCAAAGCGACGAAGGAATCGCGTCCGAAACGAAACAAAATCGCAACCGCCGTTGCTCCGAAGAAAACCGAGGCGGTTAAAAAGCCCGCGAAGAAGGTCGGgccgaagaaaacgaagaaagtGTCGACGCCTGCGAAGCCCAAGCAGCCCAGGTCCATTAGGTCTCCGACCAAGAGGGCCCGTAAAGCTGCCGTCGCTGCGGCTTGa